The following nucleotide sequence is from Bacteroidota bacterium.
GAAATGATATAAATACCTTCATTAAATTGATAAGGAATATTTATTTCATTTTGAATTAAATCTGTTGTTTCATTAAAAACAATTCGGCCAAGTATATCTGTAATAATAATTTGTTGAATGTTTGAATTTGTTGATTTAATATGTAACATATTATCGTACTGCCATACCTGATAGTGGTTATTTTCATCTCCCATCACTGCAATTTCCAATGCATGTTTTTCAAGTTCATTTGATACGGGTGACAATCCGTTTAACAGTGTTACCGGATAATCAAATTTGCCGTAAACGTATGCTACCATTCCATCACCTTCTTCTAAAACACCGCCCACCCAATCGGTGGTTAAATCAGATAAATCAACGGTATAATTTGAAATACCGGTTTTAGGTACTGCAATATAATTTTCCGGAAGTGTAATTTCACATTTAGTTGCGGTAAATTCGGAAGTAAACATTGTATTGCGCAGTATCACACGATATTCTTCCAAACTATCTTCATGTATAGCTGCATCAAAGGTGAGTGTTAATTTTCCTTCAGCGTTATAAAATAAATTTAAATTATCAGGAGCCGGTGCAATATGATTAAATAAATCGGGCGTAACTAATCCCGGACCTGCCGTTTCATTTAAATAAAAATCTTTTACAAAATCTACCTCACCAATATCATTATGGCGTAGACGCATCCATCCGTATTGAGCTATTGGCGTATTAATTCTAAATCCCACAAAATAATCACGTGTGCCACCGGTTAACTGCCAATCGCCCTGCTCACCTAAGCCTCCATAAAAACCACACTGATCAACCTGAGCCATAATATCTGCTTTACCCCAATCGGCAAACATATCTATAACGGTATTTTCTTCTAATTGCATTACACCCAATGCTTCAGGTAAGGAGCAATATAACATCATCGATGAGGAATAAAATTCAACAGATGGCATAGTAATCACCATTACTTCATTTTCTGCATTTTGAGTAGCCCGAAATTGAAATACATCGCCATTATAAGAAGAAGAACTATTTACCCAGTCCTTCGCAAAATAAAAGGAAAAATCATTTACCCCATCATCATCCACATCAATAAATACATCATGCGCATTAGTAAGTGGTAAATACGGATCAAATTCGTGATACTCAACCTGGGCGTTGGTATTATTTGCAATTAAAAATGCCGATGAAAGTGCAGCATATTGCAGGAGTTGTTGTTGTCGGGTTTTCATTTTGAGTGATTTTATGAAATAAAGGTAGATTTCGTTTTTTGTGAATAAAAACGGGTTTACCTGAAACAACTCAAATTGCGGGTGAAGTGTGCTAATTATTTAGCGAAGCAAAAAATTATTCGTAACGGAGGGCTTCAATTGGGTCGAGGCGTGAGGCGCGACGAGCAGGCATATATCCCGCTGCAACACCTGTGATAACACAAACGGTTAAACCAACAAAAATCCAAATCCAGGGAAGGATAAATTTGGCGCTAAGTGCCAGTGCAACGAGGTTTCCGATTACAATTCCAAGTATAATTCCGCAGATACCACCAATGATACAAATTACGATACTTTCAATAAGGAACTGACTTCGAATGGTAGCCCTGTTTGCGCCAATTGCCATACTTACACCAATTTCGCGGGTGCGTTCGTTTACCTGAACGAGCATAATATTCATCAGTCCGATGGCAGCACCAATCAGGGTGATAAATCCGATAAACATGGCACCAAAGGCAACATATTTTAAATTATCGAGCATTACATTTACTACGCTATCACTTTTGGAGATGGTAAAATCATCCGCCTCTCCTAACTTCAGTTTACGTACCTGGCGCATAAGTCCTGTTGCATCTCCAATTGCCGGTTCCATATCTGTAGGATTATTTACGCCCACAGAAATTACGTATGAATCGATACCGGGCTGAGGAAACACACTTCTTGCAGTAGTGAGCGGAATTAACACCCTCGTATCCGACTGCATAAAACTGCTGCCTTTTGCTTCGAGAATACCGATAACACGGAAATACTGGTTATTAATAGAAATACCTTTATCGATAGGATTATCTTTTTCGGTAAATATTTTTTTTGCGACATCACTGCCAAGTACTACAACGCGGGAAGCGCTTTCGAGTTCTGTTCCTGAAAAGCCGCGGCCGGAG
It contains:
- a CDS encoding T9SS type A sorting domain-containing protein; translated protein: MKTRQQQLLQYAALSSAFLIANNTNAQVEYHEFDPYLPLTNAHDVFIDVDDDGVNDFSFYFAKDWVNSSSSYNGDVFQFRATQNAENEVMVITMPSVEFYSSSMMLYCSLPEALGVMQLEENTVIDMFADWGKADIMAQVDQCGFYGGLGEQGDWQLTGGTRDYFVGFRINTPIAQYGWMRLRHNDIGEVDFVKDFYLNETAGPGLVTPDLFNHIAPAPDNLNLFYNAEGKLTLTFDAAIHEDSLEEYRVILRNTMFTSEFTATKCEITLPENYIAVPKTGISNYTVDLSDLTTDWVGGVLEEGDGMVAYVYGKFDYPVTLLNGLSPVSNELEKHALEIAVMGDENNHYQVWQYDNMLHIKSTNSNIQQIIITDILGRIVFNETTDLIQNEINIPYQFNEGIYIISLLTSDGIVSNQIKL
- a CDS encoding ABC transporter permease, coding for MTLKENISLALRAIRANRLRSIITITIIAIGLMALIGILTAIDALEGSINSNFATLGANSFSIRNFNEISDGNEKPKPAISYKEATNFKNDFQYQGSYVSISSVFIRGSAIVKQAEKKTNPNVDVIGVDENFITIGGYTISSGRGFSGTELESASRVVVLGSDVAKKIFTEKDNPIDKGISINNQYFRVIGILEAKGSSFMQSDTRVLIPLTTARSVFPQPGIDSYVISVGVNNPTDMEPAIGDATGLMRQVRKLKLGEADDFTISKSDSVVNVMLDNLKYVAFGAMFIGFITLIGAAIGLMNIMLVQVNERTREIGVSMAIGANRATIRSQFLIESIVICIIGGICGIILGIVIGNLVALALSAKFILPWIWIFVGLTVCVITGVAAGYMPARRASRLDPIEALRYE